In one window of Gossypium hirsutum isolate 1008001.06 chromosome A01, Gossypium_hirsutum_v2.1, whole genome shotgun sequence DNA:
- the LOC107916613 gene encoding uncharacterized protein: MWWMMNEGGGHYCSKKTDDICGDVCGQESSRLSLSRIRCILRGIDLKTYIFLFILVPTCIFGIYIHGQKISYFLRPIWESPPKPFHDIPHYFHENVSMEALCELHGWRIREFPRRVYDAVLFSNEVDILTIRWKELYPYITHFVLLESNSTFTGIPKPMVFASHRDQFKFIEPRLTYGTIGGRFKKGENPFVEEALQRVALDYLLKMAGISDDDLLIMSDVDEIPSRHTINLLRWCDDIPQVLHLRLKNYLYSFEFLVDYNSWRASVHRYQTGKTRYAHYRQTDEILADAGWHCSFCFRHISEFIFKMKAYSHNDRVRFSHYLNPKRVQRVICKGADLFDMLPEEYTFKDIIGKMGPIPHSFSAVHLPSYLLENADKYKFLLPGNCLRENE; the protein is encoded by the exons atgtggTGGATGATGAATGAAGGAGGAGGCCATTATTGTTCTAAAAAAACTGATGACATCTGTGGTGATGTTTGTGGTCAG GAATCAAGCCGGCTGAGCTTGTCTAGAATCCGCTGCATACTGCGTGGCATTGATTTGAAAActtatatatttctatttatactGGTTCCGACCTGCATATTCGGTATATATATTCATGGGCAGAAGATTTCATACTTCCTGCGCCCGATATGGGAATCGCCACCCAAACCATTCCATGATATACCACATTATTTTCATGAGAATGTATCAATGGAGGCGCTCTGCGAACTTCATGGTTGGAGAATTCGTGAATTTCCAAGACGGGTTTATGATGCTGTGTTGTTTAGTAATGAAGTGGATATCCTTACCATACGATGGAAAGAGTTGTACCCTTACATAAcgcattttgttcttcttgagtCTAATTCAACATTTACGGGGATTCCAAAGCCTATGGTTTTTGCTAGCCATCGAGATCAGTTCAAATTTATTGAGCCCCGGTTGACTTATGGAACAATTGGAGGAAGGTTTAAGAAAGGAGAAAACCCATTTGTTGAAGAGGCTTTGCAGCGAGTAGCATTAGACTACCTTCTCAAAATGGCAGGAATTTCTGATGATGACTTGTTGATAATGTCAGATGTTGATGAAATACCAAGCAGGCATACTATCAACCTCCTGAGGTGGTGTGATGACATACCTCAAGTTCTTCATCTTCGGCTGAAGaattatctttattcttttgagttTCTTGTAGATTATAACAGCTGGAGAGCATCTGTCCATAGGTATCAGACGGGTAAAACAAGGTATGCACATTATCGCCAAACAGACGAGATTTTGGCAGATGCTGGATGGCACTGCAGTTTTTGTTTCCGCCACATCAGTGAGTTCATATTTAAGATGAAAGCTTACAGCCATAATGATAGAGTGAGGTTCTCTCATTATTTGAACCCAAAGAGAGTTCAGAGAGTTATTTGCAAGGGTGCCGATCTGTTTGACATGCTCCCGGAGGAGTACACATTCAAGGATATAATTGGGAAAATGGGACCTATTCCTCATTCCTTCTCAGCTGTTCATCTTCCATCATATCTTCTAGAGAATGCagataaatataaatttcttttaccTGGAAATTGTTTGCGAGAAAATGAGTGA